DNA sequence from the bacterium genome:
GGCCCTTGGGGGTTTCGCCGAAGGATTTGTGGGACGCGATGGCCATGCTTTGGAAGGCTTGCTGAAAAGTTGCTGCTAGGCAAGACGGAAAAGGTGATTCCGATACTACGCTGGCTTGGGTGTTTTTGCCCGGTCGGGGAGGGCGGGAACTCCTCCTCTCTTTTTTCCCCGGCCCTCAAGCCGGGCCGGGGAAAGCTTGGTCAGTCGATATCTATTGGATGCTTCAAGGTGATCGACGGCCCAAAAGCCGTTCGGAGGAGTTCCCGCCCTCCCCGACCTACCTTAGGCAAATACACAAAATTTTTGGGTTCAAACTTTTCCTGGACTTCGAGCGCGAGCATCGATTCTAGGAAAGATCGACTTCCGGCGAACCCTTGATGTTCTGTCCGGCCCGAGCCTTGCGAGCTAGCTCCTCGTAATGATCACGGAGCTTGTCCAAGCTCTCTTCGTCCAACTCTTCCAAATCCATCAAGGCGTTGTGGGCATTTTTGTGGGAACGGAGCAACTCGTCGAGCTTGAGGTGCATCGCCTCGCTGTCGCGGTTCTGAGTGTTCTGGATCAGGAAGACCATGAGGAAAGTGATGATGGTGGTGCTGGTGTTGATGACGAGCTGCCAGGTGTCGCTGAAATCGAATAAAAACCCGGAAAGGGCCCAAACCAGGATGACGCCGAAGGCGATGGAAAAAGCCCAGGGTTGACCGGCCTTGCGGGCCGCGGCGTTGGCGAAGCGGGCAAATAGGCTCTTGTTTCGCATAGCTGAAGGCGAGTTTAACCCCGGGGATGGGATTTAGCCAAATGCTTCGGAGGCTCTAGGGCAAGGCCGGCGGATCGGCGTTGACCGGCTCGAGCTTCTCCTTGGGCGGCCATATCACCGAAGCCAGGGCCGACAGCACCAAGGACAGCGCGATGAAGCCCAGGGCATAGGCGATCGGGATCTTGTACCAGTGGGCCAGGATCATCTTCACGCCGATGAAGCCGAGGATGGCGGCCAAGCCGTAGTGGAGATAGACGAAAGCCTGCATCATGCCGGAAAGCGCGAAGAAGAGCGCCCGAAGCCCCAGGATGGCGAAGGCGTTGGAGCTGAAGACGATGAAGGGATCGAGGCTGATCGCCAACACCGCCGGCACCGAATCGACGGCGAAGATGACGTCGGTGGTCTCGATCGCGATGAGGACGATGAAGAGCGGCGTCGCCCACCAACGGTTGCCCTTCTTGACGAAGAAGCGGTCGCCCTCGTAGTCGGAAGTGCAGGGCATGAGGCGGCGGACGAAGTTGAGAATCGGGTTCTTCTCGGGGTGGATCTCTTTCTCGGTCTCCATGACCAGCTTGATCGCGGTGAAGACCAGGAAGGCGCCGAGGATGTAGAAGAGCCAGGCGAATTTCTGCAAGAGGGCGATGCCGGCGAAGATGAAGATCGCCCGGAAGACCAAGGCCCCGAAGATCCCCCAAAAAAGCACCTTGTGTTGGTAGATGCTGGGGACTCGGAAATAGGAAAAGATCAGCAAAAAGACGAAGAGGTTGTCGACCGAGAGCGACTTCTCCACCAAGTAGCCGCTGAGAAAGCGGAGGGCCTGGTCATGGCCCTCGAAATAATAGATTCCGGCGTTGAAGATCAGGGCCAGGACGATCCAGAAAATGCTCCAGCCGATGGCCTCCTTGATCTTGATGGCATGGGCCTTGCGGTTGAAAACCAGCAAGTCCAACAACAGCATCGCGAGGATGAAGATCAGGAAACCGGTCCAGAGCCAGCCTTGTAGGGTCATTGCGTTTCTCCGGCCCCCTGCATAGGGGAAATCGGCCGGAGATTTCAACCGCAATCGGCATCAGAGAACCGCCATCTCCCGGTTGTCGAAATTTCGCCGATAATAGCCCATGTATTCGACTTTTCGCTCCAGGGCCTCGATGACGGCGTGAGTGAAGTTGACCCCCTCGAACTTCTGGGCGCTGCCCAGGCCGCCGGGGCTGAAAACGTTGATCTCCATGAGTTTGTCACCCACGATGTCCAAGCCCACCAGGAACATCCCATCCTCGACCAGCTTGGGCCGGACGATCTCGGCGATCCGCAGGGCGGCCGAATCGATCGAGGCCGGCTTCAGCTTGCCGCCGGCGTGGATGTTGCTGCGCAAATCCTCGCCGCTGCGGACCCGGCGGAAGGCCGCGTACTTGCCCTTGTACTTGAGGGGCTCGCCGTTCATCAGGAAGAGCCGGGTGTCGCCCTCGGCCGCCTTGGGCAGATATTCCTGGGCGATGACGTAGCCGTCGCGGCTCACCGCCTCGACCATCTGATTGAGATTTGCCATGTCGTCGGGCCGGACCAAGAAGACGCTCGTTCCGCCCGAGCCCTGGAGCGGCTTGAGCACGACCTTGCCGCCATGCTGCTTGGCGAAGTCGCGGATCTCCTCGCGCTCCCGGGTGATGATCGTCTTGGGCCGGACGTCCTCGGGGAAGAGCTGGAAATACATCTTGTTCATCGCCCGGCTCAGGCCGTTGGGGTCGTTGAGCACGATCACGCCGTGGCGCATCGCCACCCGGCCGAAGGTGATGCCGGCGGCTTGGGCCCAGGCCCGGTGGGCGATGTCGGCCGAAGGGTCGTTGCGCAGCATCAGGACGTCGAGGGCGTCGACGGTGATGCGCTCGGTCCTGGCCTTCTTGCCTTGGAGATCGCGGAGGAAAATGTCCGAGACCTTGTATTTGTTCTTGGGCACGCTGCGGGCCCGGGCGTGGATGTCCTCGTCGGGATCGTAGGCAAAGTCGCCGGCGCCCATCACCCAGACCTCATGGCCGCGATTGACCGCGGCCATCGCCAAGCGGGTGGTGGTGTAGCCCGGCTCTTCGGTTTGGATGTCGTTGACCACGAATCCGATTTTCATATCATCCCTCTCTTCACCATCCGCTCGAGCACATTGGTTTCCTGACGGAGCTGCTGCAATCGTTCCCGGGCTTCAGGATACTGGAGATAGCGCGGCAACAGCGGCGCCGGCCGCAGGACGCCGCGCCATTGCAGCTCCCGGATGACCGGCACATGGGCGGCCGCGATCTTGCCGACGAAGAGCTGCTCGAGCTCGCCGCCTTCCCGCAAATACCGGACGACCTCGTTGATCCCGCGGAGGTAGACCACATCCTTGGTCAGCCCGCCGCCCCGATGAATTCGCAGGGCCACCGTGAAGGCGGTGCGGCGCTCGAAGCCATAATCCCGGTTCAACAAGCGATAAGTGTCCACGAATTGGGCCCCGTCTAGCAAGGCTTTCGCGGCCAAGACCCGGCCGGCCAGGAGCCGGATCCGGGGCCGGCTCAGGCCGCCGACCAAATACTCGCCGAGCACCGCCAAGCCTTCCTGGAGCTCCTCATAGCCGGCCAAACCGGAGTAAAGCTGGCGGAAGGGCTGGGCTCGGCCGTTGTAGTAGGACACCAAATGGGTCCCGACCTCGTGCTGGAGCAGGGCATCGACCCGCGAAGCCGGAACTCGAGTCTCGCGGGCGATCAAGAGGCGGCCCCGCGAAACCATCATCCCCGAAGCGATGTCGTCGCGGATCTCGACCTTGGCCTTGAAGGCCGGGTAGAGGGCCCGATAGTAGCGGAAATCCTCTTCGGCCCGGCGGGCGAAAGCTTCGGCGCTCAAGGCGCCGGCATGGCCCTCCTCGCGGCTGCGCGGCGGAAAAATCCGCAGCAGCCGCTGGGCCAGCGCCAAGAGCTCGGCGCTGACCCCGCCGAAAAGCTGGAGGCTTCCGTAAATGAAGCGCGGCGTCCCGCGGTCGGTCAGCATCCCCAGCTCCCGCTCCAACTCTTCCTGCTTTTCGCGAAAGATCATCGCCAGGGTCGGGTCCTCGACCCGCTCGATCGGAACGGCGTAGAGGTTGCGCTTGAGCAGGGAGGGATCGACCGGCAAGTGACGGTAATAGAAGACCGGCTCCTTGTCGTAGCCCTCGTGCCTGAAGCGACGCCAGGCATGCTCCGCGTTCACCGGGGTGACCTGCAGCAGGAAATCGAAGGCGCTGCTGACTTCGGCGAGCTGGCGATCGACCTCCCACACCGCCTTGACCACCGCCCGCCGGCCCAAGACTTGGTAGTTGGCCGGCCGCTGGGTGGTCCGGGTCTTCATGAATTCGAAGAAAGTCTTTTGGAAAGCCCGGTCCAGGCCGCGCTGCAGCTGGCGCAGCAGCAAGGGATAAATCTGATGGGCCTTGAGGTTGTAATGGATCGGGCCGATCTCGAGGCCCAGCAGGTTCAAGCCCAAGGCCTCGCACCTCCGCCGGTCGAAGAGCGGAGTCAAGTAGGGCGCGGTTTCATGGGCTCCGAGATCGAGATCGACCTCGGAGCTTTGGTCGCCGAGGCTGAATTCCTTCAAGGCCCGATTCAAGGCATGGGCGGTCGGGGCGATCGCGGCGCTGTCCCGGGCGCAGACTCGAAAGGTCGGCCGATGAACCGCCGGGCCGCGCTTACGCGAGGGCGGGCCGTTCCAAATCTCGAGCAGGAGGAAGGCGCCGAACTCCCGGGTCATCTCGCCGATGATCGTCTCGAGCAAACGGGCGATCGGCCGGCGCTGGATTTCCTCGTCGCCGACCATGAGGTAGGAGGCCTGGGCGATGACCAAGCGCTCGGTGCCGGCGAAATCCAGGCTCTTGGGCCGGCGGTAGAGGCAGAGAAAGGGCAAGGCCCGATCCATGTGGAGCCGGCCCCAGGGCGGGAGGCGACGGCGCACCGACTTTCCTTCGGCCAAGCGCTGGGCGACCTCGAGGTTCCAGGTCTCGGAGAGCGGCGGGTGGCGCGACTTCAAAGTCGCCCTCCCATCGCCTGCAGCGAAGCTCGCAGGCCCCCGAAGGTCGAGGCCAAGGCCTCGCCCAGGACCCGGTGCAAGTCCAAGTTCAGCTCGCCGGTCCACTCATCCATGAAAATTTTCTTGAACTCGACGGCCAAGGCCAAACCGCTTTGAGGAAAGGTCCGATGGATCCATCGCGGAAAATTTCCTCCGAGAAATTTCACGTTCTCCCGGACGTCGAGCGAGCGGCCCTGGAAATCGAAGCTCCGCAAGTCGGCGATGAAGCGGTCGATCAAGGGACCCCAGAGCTCGCGCCGGCAGGAGGCGGTGCCGATATTGATCTCGGGATTCTTCTCGGGATCGGCCGGCGCTTGATCGGGGCCGGCCCGGCGGTGGTTGTAGGTATGCAGGTCGAGCAGGACGAAGAAACCGTGGCGCTCTTCGATTTCACGCAGCCGCCGTTCGACGCCGGAATAGAAATCGCCGTAAGCCCCGAGGGAGTCCGCGATGCAGTCGGGAGCCGGCGGCTCCCGCCAAACTTTGAGGCCCCAGGAGTCCTCGGGCTTCAGATAGACCGCCTGCTCCGGCGGCCGATTCAGGTCGACCTCGAAGCGCGAGCGGAAAGTCCGAATTCGCGGCTGGACCAGGGCGGCCCAGGCGGCGGTGAAAGGGTCCTCCTCCCGCAGCCGTTCGGCCTCGTCCAGGCAGATCCGCTCCTGGGCCTCGGCCCGCAGGCCGTGGCCGTCATGGATGGCCGCCGCGACCACGGCCCCCTCCCCCGGAATCCATTCCCAAAAGGGCTGTTCCATCGTTATCCCCCGTTATATCCTCTTAAGTATAGTCAGGGGCTAGATCGCTCCCCAAGGGATTCCTCGGCTAAATTCTTCGGGCCAGGCAACTTACCGGGAAGCGGGAGCGAAAATCAGCTTTGGAAGGGGCTAAGGGGTCACCGTGTCTTTTTTCTCGCCGGGTCGAGGCATCCACTTCATCTCTTATCTATGGGCGGTTCTGTTCTTGGCCGCCTGCAGCGGCATGGGCGGCGGCGCATCGGCTCCCGGCGCTTCGGGGGCCGGCACCTATGAGGGCGGCGCCTTGGATAGCGGGCCGGCGGCGCTCAACAGCCCCAACCAAGCGGCCGGCGGGGTGCTCTCGGCGCCGGCCGACGACGAGCTGCTCGGAAATTGCGACATTTGGACCTTCCTCTTTTACGGCAAGGAGCTCGATCAGCAGTTCGGCAGCAGCGAGGACCTGCCCTGGCCGCTAGGCTTCGGCTCGCCTTTCTCCGAAACCTTCTTGATCCGCAGCATTTCGGATCGCCCGATGGAACTGCAGGTCCGGGTCTTCCATGTCTCGGCCGACGGCAATACCGTCCGCTATAGAGATTACAGCCTGACCAATGCCGGCGCGACCGGGGCCAAGCTCACGGTTGAAATCGAAGGCGTGGCCCATGGCGACCGGATTCAAATCCTCATTCCCCACGGCGTGAAAACCCTCCTCGAGGGCGGCGAGGAGACTTGCGTCTATCTCAAGGACAAGAGCTTCAAGCCGGAATGGACGGCCTCCCATTCGGAGGAGCTGAAAAAGAATCTCGGCCTCCGAGTCCGTATCGCCGGCTTTGCCATCCAAGTCGAAGTTCCAGCCCTCCCCTTGGCGCCCGGCGTGACTCCACCTCACGGCTTGGAGACTCTCTCCGAATAAAGGCTCGCACGAGTTGAGAAATTTTCTGCGCATCTTGTGCTAAATCCCGGCTCCGACCCTTTCGATTAATAAAAATTATTAAATAAAATCATATATTTAATTTTGGCATCGGCCTTGCTTTTAAAGCTGAGCAAATATTCCGTTCTCGAAAGAGAACCCACAGCCCCCGGCCGCCCCTTCATATTGGCCGGGGGTTTTTTATTAGCGGCCTTTCTTCACAAGATGAGCGGTCAATTGGCTCAACTTGTGCAAATAAAAAGTCGACCTATTCAAAAATCATAATAATTTCAACGAGTAATATCTGGCACTGGCCTTGCTTTACAGAAAGGCATCGCGGCAATGCTGCCGCCGAATAGGGGGAAACGAAATGAAATCGGACGCCACAAAAACTTTGGAAACCGCACTGAGCTCGAACTGGATGGTGGGGATGCTGGATGGCTTGTCGATCCGCAAAGAGGCCCAAGCCCTCCAGGTCAGTCTGCGTAGCGATGCCGGTGAGCACCGGGTGGCCCAGCATCTTCAGTCCTCCCATGCGAAGACCGCTCTTTCCAAGCTCGATCAACTCTGCGCGGCCAAGGCTCCCAAGGGCACCCTCCGGGAAGGCGATGCCCTCAAGCAAGAGCAGGAAATCGAAAAGGCCAAGCTTCAGCAAGCTCAGCTCGGCGATTCGAAGAAGCTTTACGCCAAGCAAGAGGCTGAGAAAAAAGTCTTCCACGCGCACCAAGCCGAGGTGAAGGCGAAGTTCCTGGCCAAAAAGCCGAAGGCCGACCAGATCGCGACTTTCAACAAGGTCCAGGCCGCCGACAAGAAGGCCTTCGAAGCCGGTCAAGTGAAGGAAAATGTCGCGCTCTACAACACGCACAAGGCTCAGACCAAGGATCAGGTTGCCTGGCATGCCAAGCAGACCAAGGCCCTCGAAGCGAAGAACCAAGCCACGGCCAAGCCGGCGGCCAAGCCGGTGGGCAAGCCCGCCGCCAAACCGGTGGCCAAAGCCGCGGTCAGCGAAATTCCCACCAAGAGCTACAGCACCACCTTCTCGCACCAGGGTAAGACCGTGATCGAGGAAGGCTACTCCAAACCCTTGAGCGGTTCGGCCGCCGGCATTCCGGTCTAAAGGAGGATTGATGCCAGTGACGGGAATTCCTTCGTGGCAAAACCGATCCGGCCGGGAAAATCCCGCAACCGAGCGGCCAAGCGAAGCCCGGCCCCAGCCGAAGAAGCGGTCCTCGAAGATCGACGACGGCATCTACCGCGGCCTCTCGCGGCTACGCGACGGTTTCTGCCGGCCGAAAAATCCGGCAAAATTTTTCGCCAATCCCTGGAAAAAGATCGATCGGGTCTAGGAAATCTTCTTTTTGGAAAAATACCAATCGGTGACCTGAAGCTCCTTGTTGGCCACCCGCTCCTCGGCCGCCTGCATGGTCACCGGCGGCGGGACGATGACCTCCTCGCCCGGCTTCCAATTGGCCGGGCAAGCCACGCCGTGCTTGTCGACGGTTTGGAGGGCGTCGACCACCCGCAGGATCTCGTCGAAATTGCGGCCGACGTTGAGCGGATAGTAGATCATCGCCCGGACGTTGCGCTTCGGATCGATGATGAAGACGCAGCGGACGGTGGCGGTGACCGCGCTGGGCTCATGGATCATGTTGTAGAGCCGAGCCACTTTCTGGTCGAGGTCGGCGATGATCGGGAAGGGAATCTTGACGTTGAAATTCTTCTCGATGTTCTTGACCCAGCCGATGTGGCTGTAGACGCTGTCGATCGAATTGCCGATCAGGTTGACGTTGCGCTTTTGAAATTCGGGGTAGCGCTTGGCGAACTCGATGAACTCGGTGGTGCAAACCGGCGTGAAGTCGGCCGGATGGGAGAAGAGGATGACCCATTTATCCTTGCCCCATTCCGAAAAGCGAATGGGACCGTGGGTGGTGTTGGCCTCGAAATCGGGGGCCGGGCCGTTCAATTCGATCTTGGGGGCCGGGGTGGCCGTGGACGTTTCCATGACAATTCCTCCTATGTTTTTGGGACAATAGGGTGAACTAGCACGGATTTGGCGGCTTGTCATCCTGAGCGGGGGCCCCAGTCGAGCGCCGCGAGGTTCAAGCGAGACTGGGGGGAAGGATCTGCGACCACCCTAGGTAGACCATCTACCTTGGGCAGTCGCAGATCCTTCGTCGCTTCGCTCCTCAGGATGACCCGGGCTTAGGGCTGGGCCGAGGTGTTCAAGACCACCACCGCCGAATCGCCGGGGCTGCTGGCGAAGACCAGGTCGGGCTTGCCGTCGCCGTTGAAGTCGCCGACCGCCACCGAGCGCGGATGGTTGGGCTGATCCAAGGCATCGACGCCGGCGGTGAAAGTCTGGGGCGCCTCGAACGAGCCGTCGCCCTTGCCGAGATAGACGCAGAAATCGCCG
Encoded proteins:
- a CDS encoding low affinity iron permease family protein, translating into MRNKSLFARFANAAARKAGQPWAFSIAFGVILVWALSGFLFDFSDTWQLVINTSTTIITFLMVFLIQNTQNRDSEAMHLKLDELLRSHKNAHNALMDLEELDEESLDKLRDHYEELARKARAGQNIKGSPEVDLS
- a CDS encoding TerC family protein yields the protein MTLQGWLWTGFLIFILAMLLLDLLVFNRKAHAIKIKEAIGWSIFWIVLALIFNAGIYYFEGHDQALRFLSGYLVEKSLSVDNLFVFLLIFSYFRVPSIYQHKVLFWGIFGALVFRAIFIFAGIALLQKFAWLFYILGAFLVFTAIKLVMETEKEIHPEKNPILNFVRRLMPCTSDYEGDRFFVKKGNRWWATPLFIVLIAIETTDVIFAVDSVPAVLAISLDPFIVFSSNAFAILGLRALFFALSGMMQAFVYLHYGLAAILGFIGVKMILAHWYKIPIAYALGFIALSLVLSALASVIWPPKEKLEPVNADPPALP
- a CDS encoding glutathione synthase, with the protein product MKIGFVVNDIQTEEPGYTTTRLAMAAVNRGHEVWVMGAGDFAYDPDEDIHARARSVPKNKYKVSDIFLRDLQGKKARTERITVDALDVLMLRNDPSADIAHRAWAQAAGITFGRVAMRHGVIVLNDPNGLSRAMNKMYFQLFPEDVRPKTIITREREEIRDFAKQHGGKVVLKPLQGSGGTSVFLVRPDDMANLNQMVEAVSRDGYVIAQEYLPKAAEGDTRLFLMNGEPLKYKGKYAAFRRVRSGEDLRSNIHAGGKLKPASIDSAALRIAEIVRPKLVEDGMFLVGLDIVGDKLMEINVFSPGGLGSAQKFEGVNFTHAVIEALERKVEYMGYYRRNFDNREMAVL
- a CDS encoding flavohemoglobin expression-modulating QEGLA motif protein; amino-acid sequence: MKSRHPPLSETWNLEVAQRLAEGKSVRRRLPPWGRLHMDRALPFLCLYRRPKSLDFAGTERLVIAQASYLMVGDEEIQRRPIARLLETIIGEMTREFGAFLLLEIWNGPPSRKRGPAVHRPTFRVCARDSAAIAPTAHALNRALKEFSLGDQSSEVDLDLGAHETAPYLTPLFDRRRCEALGLNLLGLEIGPIHYNLKAHQIYPLLLRQLQRGLDRAFQKTFFEFMKTRTTQRPANYQVLGRRAVVKAVWEVDRQLAEVSSAFDFLLQVTPVNAEHAWRRFRHEGYDKEPVFYYRHLPVDPSLLKRNLYAVPIERVEDPTLAMIFREKQEELERELGMLTDRGTPRFIYGSLQLFGGVSAELLALAQRLLRIFPPRSREEGHAGALSAEAFARRAEEDFRYYRALYPAFKAKVEIRDDIASGMMVSRGRLLIARETRVPASRVDALLQHEVGTHLVSYYNGRAQPFRQLYSGLAGYEELQEGLAVLGEYLVGGLSRPRIRLLAGRVLAAKALLDGAQFVDTYRLLNRDYGFERRTAFTVALRIHRGGGLTKDVVYLRGINEVVRYLREGGELEQLFVGKIAAAHVPVIRELQWRGVLRPAPLLPRYLQYPEARERLQQLRQETNVLERMVKRGMI
- a CDS encoding N-formylglutamate amidohydrolase, which translates into the protein MEQPFWEWIPGEGAVVAAAIHDGHGLRAEAQERICLDEAERLREEDPFTAAWAALVQPRIRTFRSRFEVDLNRPPEQAVYLKPEDSWGLKVWREPPAPDCIADSLGAYGDFYSGVERRLREIEERHGFFVLLDLHTYNHRRAGPDQAPADPEKNPEINIGTASCRRELWGPLIDRFIADLRSFDFQGRSLDVRENVKFLGGNFPRWIHRTFPQSGLALAVEFKKIFMDEWTGELNLDLHRVLGEALASTFGGLRASLQAMGGRL
- a CDS encoding peroxiredoxin, whose protein sequence is METSTATPAPKIELNGPAPDFEANTTHGPIRFSEWGKDKWVILFSHPADFTPVCTTEFIEFAKRYPEFQKRNVNLIGNSIDSVYSHIGWVKNIEKNFNVKIPFPIIADLDQKVARLYNMIHEPSAVTATVRCVFIIDPKRNVRAMIYYPLNVGRNFDEILRVVDALQTVDKHGVACPANWKPGEEVIVPPPVTMQAAEERVANKELQVTDWYFSKKKIS